A genomic stretch from Antarcticibacterium flavum includes:
- a CDS encoding carboxy terminal-processing peptidase yields MKRNYKILIVVLLMAVASCSFTTKTSNDPNKDKLLLDLITYVLDRGHFDAKDIDDDFSREVYKDYLGGIDPLKRFFYKEDIEEFAAYEDRIDDLIKDKDLSFFDLTHERLQQRMKEVREIYKEILAEPFDFTEEEEINTNYDEIEYVSSREELKERWRKQLKFTTLSTFYDKKQEQEGVKDEDLEDYTYEDHDGTLENPVKEPGKIAATDEDGEPREKKTDAELEKEAREVTLTSMDEYFDFTEELERKDYFSVYVNAIVEEFDPHTFYFAPQDKDRFDIAMSGKLEGIGARLQKKSDNITIMEVISGGPAWMSDQLSEGDVILKVKQEDEENPVSIVGMRLDDAVNLIKGPKDSKVTLTVRKKVLGNIEDVTITRDVVELEETYAKSAKVNKDGRVFGLINLPKFYFDMENYSARNAAGDVKQEIIRLKEEGMEGLVLDLRNNGGGSLKTVVDIAGLFIEKGPIVQVKSKMEGQEVLEDKDPSILWDGPLVILVNELSASASEILAAAMQDYKRAIIIGSKQTYGKGTVQNVIDLNQTVRSNEYGDLGALKLTTQKFYRVNGGSTQLEGVKSDVVVPDRYSYIDIGEKDYENPLPWDQIKPAKYKIWDGYIDYDDVIEKSKERMAASEQLNLISENAKWVKTQRDEEIYPLKYEAYHKQRASTKEEAKRFNEISKYSSNLTYESLPYEVAQAEKDSVLKEKRVRWHKSLSSDVYVEEAINVLGDIQVNNIKKSKLADIRK; encoded by the coding sequence ATGAAAAGGAATTATAAAATTTTGATTGTAGTGCTACTTATGGCAGTAGCCTCCTGCAGTTTTACTACCAAAACTTCCAATGATCCAAACAAAGATAAACTTCTTCTGGACCTCATTACCTATGTACTTGATCGCGGCCATTTTGACGCGAAGGATATAGATGATGATTTCTCCAGGGAAGTATATAAGGATTATCTAGGGGGCATTGACCCTCTTAAAAGATTTTTTTATAAAGAAGATATTGAGGAATTTGCCGCTTATGAAGATAGGATCGATGATCTTATTAAGGATAAGGACTTAAGTTTCTTTGACCTTACTCACGAGAGGTTACAACAAAGAATGAAAGAGGTACGCGAGATCTACAAAGAGATCCTGGCAGAGCCTTTTGACTTTACTGAAGAAGAAGAGATCAATACCAACTATGACGAAATTGAATATGTTTCCAGCCGCGAGGAACTAAAGGAACGTTGGAGAAAACAACTTAAGTTCACAACCCTTAGCACCTTTTACGATAAAAAACAGGAGCAGGAAGGTGTGAAAGATGAAGACCTTGAAGATTACACCTATGAGGATCATGACGGGACCCTGGAAAATCCTGTAAAGGAGCCTGGAAAGATAGCTGCAACAGATGAAGACGGTGAGCCACGTGAAAAAAAGACCGATGCTGAACTGGAAAAGGAAGCAAGGGAAGTTACCCTTACTTCTATGGATGAGTATTTTGATTTTACTGAGGAATTAGAGCGCAAAGATTACTTCTCTGTCTATGTGAACGCCATTGTTGAGGAGTTTGATCCACATACCTTTTATTTTGCGCCACAGGATAAAGACAGATTCGATATAGCAATGTCTGGTAAGCTTGAGGGAATAGGAGCCAGGTTGCAAAAGAAGAGTGACAATATTACAATTATGGAGGTGATCTCCGGTGGTCCTGCCTGGATGAGTGACCAGCTAAGTGAAGGGGATGTTATCCTTAAAGTGAAGCAGGAAGATGAAGAGAATCCCGTTAGTATAGTGGGAATGAGACTGGATGATGCCGTGAACCTTATCAAAGGACCAAAGGATTCAAAGGTTACACTTACTGTTAGAAAGAAAGTGCTTGGAAATATTGAGGACGTTACGATTACACGCGATGTGGTGGAATTGGAAGAGACCTATGCAAAATCTGCAAAGGTGAATAAAGACGGAAGGGTCTTTGGATTGATAAATCTTCCAAAGTTCTATTTTGATATGGAAAACTACAGCGCACGTAACGCAGCAGGTGATGTTAAGCAGGAGATCATTAGATTGAAAGAAGAAGGAATGGAAGGCCTTGTGCTTGACCTTAGAAATAACGGAGGAGGATCCTTAAAGACCGTTGTGGATATTGCCGGACTTTTCATTGAAAAAGGTCCTATTGTACAGGTGAAATCCAAAATGGAAGGACAGGAAGTCCTTGAAGATAAAGATCCGAGTATACTTTGGGATGGTCCTTTAGTGATCCTGGTTAACGAACTATCAGCCTCTGCATCTGAGATCCTTGCGGCAGCGATGCAGGATTATAAGCGTGCAATCATAATTGGAAGCAAGCAAACTTATGGAAAGGGAACTGTCCAAAACGTGATAGACCTTAACCAAACTGTACGAAGCAATGAGTATGGGGATCTGGGAGCACTTAAACTTACTACACAGAAGTTTTACCGTGTGAATGGTGGTTCAACTCAATTGGAAGGTGTGAAAAGTGATGTGGTTGTTCCAGACAGGTACAGCTATATAGATATAGGGGAGAAAGATTATGAGAACCCATTGCCCTGGGACCAAATAAAACCGGCCAAGTATAAGATCTGGGATGGTTATATAGATTATGATGATGTGATCGAAAAGAGCAAGGAGAGAATGGCTGCGAGTGAGCAACTAAATCTTATTTCTGAAAATGCAAAATGGGTAAAGACACAAAGAGATGAAGAGATCTACCCATTGAAATACGAGGCTTACCATAAGCAGAGAGCGAGTACCAAAGAAGAAGCAAAAAGGTTCAATGAAATTTCCAAGTATTCTTCAAATCTCACGTATGAATCGCTTCCTTATGAAGTTGCGCAGGCTGAAAAGGATAGTGTTCTAAAAGAGAAAAGGGTAAGATGGCATAAATCCCTGAGCAGCGATGTGTATGTTGAGGAAGCAATCAATGTTCTTGGCGACATACAGGTAAATAACATTAAGAAATCCAAACTGGCCGATATAAGGAAATAA
- the surE gene encoding 5'/3'-nucleotidase SurE: MPKKKPLILVTNDDGITAPGIRALIEVMKELGEVIVVAPDSPQSAMGHAITLSDTLYCDPVTIKEKFNHKEYQCSGTPADCVKIATQEILHRKPDLCVSGINHGSNSSINVIYSGTMSAAVEAGIEGIPAIGFSLTDYSLTADFEPTKKFVKAITQNVLKNGLPKGVVLNVNLPKLPEKEIKGIKICRQAKAYWVEEFDKRTNPQGRDYYWLTGKFVNEDKGEDTDEWALTNGYVSVVPVQFDLTAHHFIQDLNSWNLNDKN; this comes from the coding sequence ATGCCGAAAAAAAAACCGCTCATTCTGGTCACCAATGATGATGGGATCACTGCCCCGGGAATACGTGCCCTTATTGAGGTAATGAAGGAACTGGGAGAAGTAATTGTTGTGGCGCCAGACAGTCCCCAAAGTGCAATGGGACATGCGATCACATTGAGCGACACCCTCTATTGTGACCCGGTCACCATTAAAGAAAAATTCAACCATAAGGAGTATCAATGTTCCGGCACACCGGCAGATTGTGTTAAAATTGCAACCCAGGAGATCCTGCACCGCAAACCAGATCTTTGTGTGAGCGGTATAAACCACGGCTCCAATTCCTCTATAAACGTGATCTACTCGGGCACCATGAGCGCAGCTGTGGAAGCAGGAATAGAAGGCATCCCGGCCATAGGCTTTTCGCTTACGGACTATTCCCTGACTGCAGATTTTGAGCCTACCAAAAAATTCGTAAAGGCCATCACCCAAAATGTGCTTAAGAATGGATTGCCAAAGGGAGTGGTTCTCAATGTGAACCTTCCAAAACTTCCTGAAAAGGAAATTAAGGGAATTAAAATTTGCAGGCAGGCAAAAGCCTATTGGGTAGAGGAATTTGACAAAAGGACGAATCCGCAGGGGCGGGATTATTACTGGCTCACGGGAAAATTTGTTAATGAAGATAAGGGGGAGGATACAGATGAATGGGCACTGACCAACGGATACGTATCTGTAGTTCCCGTACAATTTGACCTTACCGCCCATCATTTTATTCAGGATCTAAACAGCTGGAACCTCAATGATAAAAATTAA
- the lpxB gene encoding lipid-A-disaccharide synthase, whose product MKYYIIAGEASGDLHAANLMKALKKTDPKAEFRFWGGDLMQAVGGTQVKHYRELAFMGFVEVIFNLRTILKNIAFCKEDIKDYEPNALIFIDYPGFNLRIAKWAKEEKIPTHFYISPQIWAWKENRITAIKRDIDKMYVILPFEKQFYEEKHNFPVHFVGHPLIDAISQYELGDEETFRKEHNLDSRPIIALLPGSRKQEISKMLEIMLSITDDFRDYQFVIAGAPSQDADFYSPYIKKKNVNLVMNRTYDVLTLATAALVTSGTATLETALFKVPEVVCYKGSTISYQIAKRIVKLDYISLVNLIMEREVVRELIQSDLNKKNLKRELKKILEKDHREAIFKEYYELEQKLGGTGASEKTARLIFEDLNK is encoded by the coding sequence ATGAAATATTATATCATAGCCGGTGAAGCTTCAGGAGACCTTCACGCTGCAAATCTTATGAAAGCCCTTAAGAAGACAGATCCAAAAGCTGAATTTAGATTTTGGGGAGGAGACCTTATGCAGGCAGTGGGCGGGACCCAGGTAAAACATTATCGTGAGCTTGCGTTTATGGGGTTTGTAGAAGTAATTTTCAATTTGCGCACGATCTTAAAGAACATCGCCTTTTGCAAGGAAGATATTAAGGACTATGAACCCAATGCCCTTATTTTCATCGATTATCCCGGCTTCAATTTAAGGATCGCGAAATGGGCAAAGGAGGAAAAGATCCCAACACATTTTTATATCTCTCCTCAAATATGGGCCTGGAAAGAGAACAGGATCACAGCTATTAAACGGGATATAGACAAGATGTATGTTATTTTGCCGTTTGAAAAGCAATTCTACGAGGAGAAGCATAATTTCCCTGTACATTTTGTGGGCCATCCGCTCATTGATGCCATAAGCCAATATGAGCTTGGGGATGAAGAAACCTTCAGAAAAGAACACAACCTGGATTCGCGTCCCATCATTGCCCTGCTTCCGGGAAGCCGAAAACAGGAAATCTCAAAGATGCTGGAGATCATGCTTAGCATCACAGATGATTTTCGGGATTACCAGTTTGTCATAGCAGGTGCACCCAGCCAGGATGCAGACTTCTACAGTCCGTATATCAAGAAGAAGAACGTTAATTTGGTGATGAACAGGACCTATGATGTACTCACCCTGGCCACGGCAGCGCTCGTAACATCTGGCACTGCTACATTGGAAACGGCGCTTTTCAAGGTTCCTGAAGTGGTTTGTTATAAGGGCAGCACAATTTCCTATCAAATTGCAAAACGAATTGTAAAGCTGGATTATATTTCCCTGGTCAACCTTATTATGGAAAGGGAGGTAGTCAGGGAATTAATCCAGTCCGATCTTAACAAGAAGAACCTGAAAAGGGAACTAAAAAAGATCCTTGAAAAAGATCACAGGGAGGCAATATTTAAGGAGTATTATGAGTTAGAGCAAAAACTCGGTGGTACCGGGGCAAGTGAAAAGACCGCCAGACTCATTTTCGAAGACCTTAATAAATAA
- a CDS encoding C40 family peptidase has protein sequence MTHIFFRIAGMILFALFLTSCGTSKARMAAENVPETPSKKITRVAQPQVDIKTAAPEEVPEDNRVYNITSYARNFEGTRYKYGGTTEDGMDCSGLVYTSFLQEEIALPRSSKDMAKLGDRLSLEDVNIGDLLFFETDKNRKVINHVGLVVEIQPGHIFFIHSSSSRGVIISSLSENYWFDHFVMARRVI, from the coding sequence ATGACACACATCTTTTTTAGAATTGCAGGAATGATATTATTTGCCTTATTCCTCACCTCCTGCGGAACTTCAAAAGCACGAATGGCTGCTGAAAATGTGCCTGAAACTCCTTCTAAAAAAATTACCCGGGTAGCACAACCACAGGTAGATATCAAAACCGCCGCGCCAGAAGAGGTGCCGGAAGATAACAGGGTTTACAATATAACCTCCTATGCCCGCAATTTTGAGGGAACAAGATATAAATATGGGGGCACGACTGAAGATGGCATGGATTGCTCCGGCCTGGTATATACCTCCTTCCTGCAGGAAGAGATCGCCCTGCCACGTTCCTCTAAAGACATGGCCAAACTGGGAGACAGGCTCTCCCTGGAGGATGTGAATATAGGCGACCTGCTCTTCTTTGAGACAGACAAGAACCGGAAGGTGATCAATCATGTAGGCCTGGTAGTGGAGATACAACCGGGACACATCTTTTTCATACACTCCTCCTCTTCCCGCGGAGTGATCATCTCTTCTCTTTCAGAAAATTACTGGTTTGATCATTTTGTGATGGCACGGCGGGTGATTTAA